In Bacteroidota bacterium, a single genomic region encodes these proteins:
- a CDS encoding T9SS type A sorting domain-containing protein, which yields MDSKFERTLRIKKSDVYSGGGLFILLSLVGDDERYTYTYDANGNRLSELRENWQNGAWVNIRRYTYTYDANGNQLTELWEDWTNGAWVNDSRRTSTYDANGNRLTRIRENWQNGTWVNDFRGSATYDANGNILTYLWEDWTNGAWVNDQRDSYTYDGDDNTLSFTREDWENGAWVNQWRETYTYDFNNNLLTDLRHRMENGVWVNSYRYTYTYDTNGNQLTWLSEPWRNGAWVGEVRGTFNYDANENRLTELWENWQNSAWITTRRVTYTYDASGNQLTYLTEKLENGAWVNWVRYTYSYDSFNNTISASCHLWSNNSWVLTPNQCEFYYNNKQDNVSISSTTATATYQYITGVEDGQSEVASYELSQNYPNPFNPVTVVRFALPVAGDVSIVVYNSLGQEVATLVNGYQEAGRHTVTFDASKLTSGVYFYRLTTEQGSISKKMTLLK from the coding sequence TTGGACTCAAAGTTTGAGAGAACTCTCCGAATCAAAAAATCAGATGTATATTCAGGGGGTGGATTATTTATACTACTTTCTCTTGTTGGAGATGACGAGCGCTACACTTACACCTACGACGCAAATGGAAATCGATTGAGTGAGTTGAGGGAGAATTGGCAAAACGGTGCATGGGTTAATATTAGGAGATATACTTACACCTATGACGCAAACGGGAATCAATTGACAGAGTTGTGGGAGGATTGGACAAACGGTGCTTGGGTGAATGATTCAAGAAGAACTTCCACCTATGACGCAAATGGGAATCGATTGACGCGTATTCGTGAGAATTGGCAAAACGGTACATGGGTGAATGATTTCAGAGGATCCGCCACCTATGACGCAAATGGGAATATATTGACTTACCTGTGGGAGGATTGGACAAACGGTGCTTGGGTGAATGATCAGAGAGACAGCTATACCTATGACGGTGACGACAATACATTGTCCTTTACGAGAGAGGATTGGGAAAACGGTGCATGGGTGAATCAGTGGAGAGAAACTTACACCTACGACTTTAATAATAATTTATTGACTGATTTAAGGCATAGAATGGAAAACGGCGTATGGGTTAATAGTTATAGATACACCTATACCTATGATACAAATGGGAACCAGTTGACATGGTTGAGTGAGCCTTGGCGGAACGGTGCATGGGTGGGTGAAGTTAGAGGCACATTTAATTATGATGCAAATGAAAATCGATTGACAGAGTTGTGGGAAAATTGGCAAAATAGTGCTTGGATCACTACTCGTAGAGTAACCTACACCTATGACGCAAGTGGAAATCAATTGACTTATTTGACGGAGAAGTTGGAAAACGGTGCATGGGTGAATTGGGTGAGATACACTTACTCTTACGATTCTTTCAACAACACAATATCTGCAAGTTGCCATTTATGGTCAAATAATAGTTGGGTGTTAACGCCGAATCAATGTGAATTTTACTACAACAACAAGCAAGATAATGTGTCCATCTCTTCAACAACGGCAACTGCTACATATCAGTATATCACCGGTGTTGAAGATGGGCAGTCAGAAGTAGCCTCTTACGAGCTTTCACAAAACTACCCGAATCCGTTCAATCCGGTAACCGTTGTGCGTTTCGCGTTGCCGGTTGCGGGTGATGTGTCAATAGTGGTTTACAACTCTCTGGGTCAGGAAGTCGCGACACTTGTTAATGGATATCAGGAAGCCGGAAGGCACACGGTTACCTTTGATGCGTCAAAACTGACATCTGGTGTTTATTTCTACAGGCTAACTACTGAGCAAGGTTCGATTTCAAAAAAGATGACTTTGTTGAAGTAG
- a CDS encoding site-specific integrase, with product MKKKIPSINLTRRKTKKGYSYGVSYRYAGEHYRYVVGTKQEAERERARLIRQFDEGRFGLDSINPISLENLIADYAETKLHHFAESSIKRYNNYAQPFLKYITKYFSLAAKDVSLMKSNYIQKFLNEVLGSNDFTEKPWAKKTANSCRKYLIGLFVHGIKIKACKENPVTGIEPFKIIEKPRVKFYSLDELKIIFEKLNDHWRPFFRFLLFTGLRNAEIRTLRWSNVHLDVPHPFMEITSNEDITTKNRKVKILRLNEHAIEILQKQVRKNETYVFYTPKSYKMISKNVPLHIIKGILKKVGLKGNVHKFRHSFASHLAMQGVNFNALAELLGHSDQDSVKIYAHLSPAHLHSEVKKLDNLKID from the coding sequence ATGAAAAAGAAAATCCCTTCAATCAACCTCACGAGGCGGAAGACAAAAAAAGGTTATTCATATGGGGTCTCCTACCGGTACGCCGGTGAGCATTACCGCTATGTAGTAGGGACCAAGCAGGAAGCCGAACGTGAAAGAGCAAGACTAATCAGGCAATTTGACGAGGGAAGGTTCGGATTGGATTCGATTAATCCGATATCATTGGAAAACCTCATTGCAGACTACGCGGAAACCAAACTTCATCATTTTGCCGAATCTTCGATTAAACGCTATAATAATTATGCTCAACCCTTCTTGAAATACATAACTAAGTACTTCAGTCTCGCTGCTAAAGATGTCTCACTTATGAAGTCTAACTATATTCAGAAGTTCTTGAACGAGGTTTTGGGATCAAATGATTTCACTGAAAAACCATGGGCAAAAAAGACAGCAAACAGTTGCAGAAAATATCTTATCGGACTCTTTGTACATGGAATAAAGATCAAAGCATGTAAAGAAAATCCCGTTACGGGAATAGAACCTTTCAAGATAATTGAAAAACCTCGTGTTAAGTTCTATTCCTTAGATGAGTTAAAAATCATTTTTGAAAAGTTGAATGACCACTGGCGTCCCTTCTTCAGGTTTCTTCTTTTCACTGGATTAAGAAATGCAGAAATCAGAACCCTGAGATGGTCGAATGTGCACCTCGATGTGCCACATCCCTTTATGGAGATAACATCAAATGAAGATATTACTACAAAGAATCGCAAAGTAAAAATTCTTCGACTCAACGAACATGCAATCGAAATACTTCAAAAGCAGGTTAGAAAAAACGAAACCTATGTGTTCTACACCCCGAAAAGTTACAAAATGATTTCAAAAAATGTTCCGTTACACATAATTAAAGGAATACTCAAGAAGGTGGGACTCAAAGGAAATGTTCATAAGTTTAGGCATAGCTTTGCTTCCCACTTGGCGATGCAAGGTGTAAACTTTAATGCACTTGCCGAGCTTCTAGGACATAGTGATCAAGATTCGGTAAAAATCTACGCACATCTTTCGCCGGCACATTTACACTCTGAAGTTAAAAAGCTCGACAACTTAAAGATTGATTGA